Within Microterricola gilva, the genomic segment TGAGGTCTCGACGAGACATGGCATGTCCTTTCTTGAAACGGATGCAGTGTCGGCAGGTGTTGGGCGGTGACTACTTGAGCCCTGCGGTGGCGACGCCTTGAATGAAGTACTTCTGCAGAAAGAGGAACAGGATGAGGATTGGAAGCAGCACGATCATCGAACCGGCGAGCATCACTCCGAAGTTGAGTGTGTTGGAGGCTTGAGAGGCCACGGCCAACCCAACCGGAGCGGTGTAGGTGTCTTGCGACTGGGCTACCACGAGCGGCCACAGAAAGTTGTTCCATGCCGCAAGGAACGACAAGATGCCAACCGTGGCCAGGCCGGGGCCCGACAACGGCAAGAAGATACGGAAGAAGATCCGCGACTCACCCGCGCCATCGAGTCGCGCAGCTTCCATCAGCTCGAACGGCACGGCGTGCGCGAACTGCCGCATGATGAACACGCTCAGCGGCATCACGAGCAGCGGCAGGGCTATGGCTGTGAGCGTGTTGACGAGGCCCATCTGCACCACGATCACGAACTGTGGCACGAACAGCGCAACGTAGGGCACGATCATCGACACGATCACCAGGGGGAAGACGAACCCCTTGCCCCGAAAGCGAAGCTTGGCGAGCGCGTAGCCCGCCATCGCGCTGAACAGCACGTTCCCGGCGACGACGGCCACCGCAACGATGATGCTGTTGCTCATGTAGCCGCCGAAGCCGCCCGAGATGAAGAGTTCGACGTAGTTGCCCAGTTGGAATGCCTCAGGAAACCACGCGCCGGGGTTCGAGAAGAACTCTGACTGTGTCTTGAACGATCCAAAGAACAGCCACACGAATGGCAGCAACATCACAACGGTGATGACGATGAGTCCCGTGTAGGTCAGGGCGAGACGGGTAGGCGATGCAGTTTTCAATGTTTTGGCCTCAGCATTCGAAACTGAACAATGGCCACGATGCCCACGAGCACCAGCAGCACTACGGAACCGGCCATAGACGCCGAAATGTTTCCGAATCCGAACTGCTCATAAACCCAGAGCGCCATCGAGCGCGTTGAGCCGAGCGGCCCACCCTTGGTGAGCAGGAATGGTTCCTCGAAAATATTGA encodes:
- a CDS encoding carbohydrate ABC transporter permease, giving the protein MKTASPTRLALTYTGLIVITVVMLLPFVWLFFGSFKTQSEFFSNPGAWFPEAFQLGNYVELFISGGFGGYMSNSIIVAVAVVAGNVLFSAMAGYALAKLRFRGKGFVFPLVIVSMIVPYVALFVPQFVIVVQMGLVNTLTAIALPLLVMPLSVFIMRQFAHAVPFELMEAARLDGAGESRIFFRIFLPLSGPGLATVGILSFLAAWNNFLWPLVVAQSQDTYTAPVGLAVASQASNTLNFGVMLAGSMIVLLPILILFLFLQKYFIQGVATAGLK